The Triticum aestivum cultivar Chinese Spring chromosome 5A, IWGSC CS RefSeq v2.1, whole genome shotgun sequence genomic sequence attttttctttgtgaatGGGCAACATGTGATTATCGTGATTGCCGTACATCTCCCAGTCAGAATGTAAAATTTACAGGAAGAAGAGATTCATCTCAGATACATCTGGCGGTGTCTATCTTGAAAAGCAAAATGACTGAGATGAATAAACTGTCTCGGTCTAAGAGTAGCAGTCGCATTGCAATGAATAATATCGGTAAAGGTTCTTCGCTGAATGATGTTTCAGTGGCTGCAACTAAGGTGGGTGATTCTTCTGGATTGAGAAGTAAtggaaaaaatgaggaggagaagaaggaaaggaaggaTATCTTTGAAAGTCCTGGTCCATTGCATGACATCATTGTGTGTTGGCTGGATCAACACGAGGTTAGCAGTGCTGCAGGTTTTAAACGTGTGGATGTTCTCATCATAGAGCTTATTCGCAGCGGTGTATTTTATCCTCAAGCTTATGTAAGGCAGCTAATTATTAGTGGAGTAACCGATAAGAATGGTACTCTGCTAGATATGGAAAGGAAAAGGAGGCACCACAGAATTTTAAAGCAGCTTCCTGGGTCGTCTTTATTTGATATTCTCGAGGAAGATGTAGTTGCTGAAGAGCAACAATTGCATGAGCTGATGTCAACATATTCCAGTGAGCGACGCCTTGTGCTTTCTGAACTTTCGAGTGGTCAGTCATTTGATGCAAATAACAGGGGTGAGTATACTTCAAGTTCCTACCTCCGAATTCCATCAGGAGGTACTAATCACGGCGGTGTGCCTGAACAAGTAGAAGATGTGAAAGTTCTGGTGTCGAGCCTGTTGTGCTTTATATATCCTCACTCGGCAGAATCAGAACAAAATGAAACTAAAATGAACTTTCAAGGATCGTCTACTTCAACACTGACACAAGTTGATACCGGAGAAGCAAAAAATGGCTGTGAGGATTGTATGAGGATTAATGGACAAAAGGTGGATGAGAGAACCTCTCCTTTCTTCCCATTGATTCAGTCAGACGAGGAGGATGTTTGGTGGGTGAGGAAAGGGACAGAGCTACAGGAATCTTTTAAGGCTGAACCTGCACTGAAGTCTATTAAACAAACTTCTAGAGGTAGAGCTAAAGTGGTTCGCAAAACACAGAATCTTGCACAGCTTGCGACTGCTAAAATTGAAGGCAGTCAGGGGGAGGCATCTACAAGTCATCTTTGCGAGAGCAAGCTGAGCTGTCCTCACCATAAACCTAGCACTGATGGTGACAGTGGCAAAGATGCTGATCACACGAGGATGACAAATCTGGCTGAAGTTGGGAAGTCATTGAAGAAACTTAGATTGCTTGAAAGGCGATCCATCTCTGTGTGGTTGTTGAAATCAGTAAGGCAACTTGTTGAAGGAAATGAAACGACAGCTTGCAAAGCTAGCAATTCCATAAGCTCCTTTTCCTCTCAGCCTGATGACAAAACTGTGTCCAAATGGAGGCTAGGCGATGAAGAACTGATGTCAATTCTCTATATACTGGACACATGCTGTGATTTAGCCTCTGCTGCAAGGTTCCTTGTATGGTTGCTAGCAAAAATTCGTGGAGGAATGGGTACACTTGGTCAAGTTGGGAGAAGTGCGGCACATATGAAGAACAGAGATAACCAAGTTTGTCAGGTCGGTGAGGCATTTGTGTTCTCATCCTTGCTTAGGTAAGTTTCTCCTAATGTTGATTCCATTAGTCTCAGTTTAAACAAACATGAAGCAGGCAACATGGGAATAGAAGATAATGAAATTTTAGTCACTAGTATAGAGGATAATGCATCACCTTCTGTTTTGTTGTATACGCATCTATCTGAAACGAAAACGTGGCCTAAATTGTGGTGATTTCACGTGTGTTTTGCCTTATCGAGTTCCATGGCATGAAGGTTTACGAGAAATGACCAATACTTGTGTGATGTCTGCAGTCTGTCCTCATATATCCACCACCATTTATCTATCAAAAGTAGACACTGTTTTGTTTCTATGTGCTGATATGCTCTACAATTTAATAAGAATTACTTATGTTTCTGGTTTTATATGTAGACATGCTCAGTGTTTTTTTTAAGTTCCTTGACTAGAAGGTAGCGAGAGAGATGGTCATCTGTGATGAACGGATGTTTCAACTTAGCTATATACTGCTATATTGATTTTTTTTTCTGATGGCTCCACTATGTAATCCTTACAGGTACGAGAACATACTTCTTGCAACTGATCTCTTGCCTGAAGTCCTCAATGCTTCAACGAACAGAAATTTTGTGTTAGGAACTGCAAGGCATCCTGCACCAGCAGCTTTTCCTTATACCCGGTATTTTTTGAGGAAATATAGGGATGTGGCTAGTGTGGTTAGGTGGGAGAAAAATTTTAGGACCACATGTGACCAGCGACTGCTAGCTGATCTTGATAATGGTCGGTCGATTGATGGTGATTTTGTTTCCTCTTCGGGAGTCTTAGGAGGTGAAGAGATTGATGATCAAGTCCGTCAAAAGCTTAGCGGAAGGGGTTCAAGAATTATTCCAAATATGAAGGAGATAGTGCAGCGGCAAGCTGAAGAGATTCAACGCAATTTGAAGGAAAAGAAAATTCCTGCAGCACCCAAGAGTCCCTCTTTTGAGAAGGAAGACAGTTATCAAATTGCACATGACACTGTTTTGGGCTTAGTAGAATGTATCAGGCAAAACGGAGGAGCAACTCCAGATGGAGACCCTTCAGCAGTTGCTTCTGCTGTTTCTGCAGTTGCTTCTGCTGTTTCTGCAGTTGTTGTGAATGCCGGGCATGTCATAGCTAAACATTTGGATTTTGCAGGGGGTAACTATCATGGAGTTGCTTCTATTGGTAATTCATTAAGCTTTGTTCGGCACACTTTGCACATCCACATAAATTCTCTCTGCTTACTGAAAGAAGCTCTTGGGGATCGCTTCAGTCGGGTTTTTGAAGTAGCTCTGGCTGTTGAAGCTTCTTCAGCTGTTACAGCAGCTTTTGCTCCTCCTAAGGTCCAGCGCAATCAGTTTCAACCATCTTCTGAGACTCATGATGCCTATGGAAATCATACAAATGAACCTCTAAGTACCACAGGGAAAGGCTTTGTTGGGAGGGCTGGAAAAGTAGCCGCTGCTATCTCTGCGCTTGTTGTGGGTGCTGTTGTTCATGGAGCTGTCAGTCTTGAGCGGATGATTGCTGTCCTGAAAATAAAAGATGGCCTGGAAATTCAGCAGGTCCTAAGAGGTTTGAGACCTAGCACTAATGGTGCGTCCCGTTCTGCTGTAACCTTTAAGATGGATAATTCAATAGAGGTTTTGGTTCACTGGTTTAGGATTCTATTGGGGAACTGTAGAACCGTCTATGATGGGCTTATTGCAGACATTCTTGGCGAGTCCTATGTTCTTGCACTATCGAGATTGCAGCAGAAGCTTCCTTTGAGTGTGGTATTTCCTCCAGCCTATTCAGTTTTTGCAATAGTACGTTGGAGGCAGTATATCCTTAGCCGTGAAGACATGCAGGTTTATCAGTCTATTGCAAATGCAATAAATGACATCACTAGGCATCAACCTTTTCGTGATATTTGCTTTCGTAATACACATCAGCTGTATGATCTTCTGGCTGCTGATGTTGGTGATTCGGAGTTTGCTGCAATGCTTGAAACACATTGCTCTGACAAGAATGTGAGGCAGCTATTCATGCCTCTCCGTGGCCGTCTTTTTCTGAATGCCCTTGTTGATTGTAAAACGCCAGCAGTTATTCAGGTGGATGGTTCGGAACCTGGTGAGGCAAAAGAGAATGAGTTAAAACTCCTATCGGAGAGGCTTGTTCAGTCCCTAGATACCCTCCAACCTGCAAAGTTCCATTGGCAATGGGTTGAGTTGAGGCTTCTTTTAGATGAACAGGCTCTTGCAGAAAAACTTGATAAAGCTGAAAAAAGTAAGATACCCATGCCGATACTGATGACACTTGCAGACGGACTTCGGAAGCTGTCCCCTAATTCTGAGAGCTTTACACTATCTGAAAGCGAGAAAGGGTTTACTGAAATCATCCTGTCGAGATTAGTTGCCAGACCTGATGCTGCTCCTCTCTACTCTGAAGTTGTCCACCTTCTTGGGAAGCTACAGGAGTCACTTGTCGTGGATGTCAAATGGATCCTTCAAGGGCAAGATGCTGTTCTGGGACGCAAGTCCACAAGACAGCAGCTTCTTACTATTGCTACACGAAGAGGTGTTCCAATAAAGGCACAGGTTTGGAAACCATGGGGATGGTCCAGCTTGCTTACTGATGTAATGGCTAACAGAAGTGCCAAGAGGAAATTGGAAGCAGCTCCAATCGAGGAAGGAGAAGTTGTGGATGACCCCGCCGATGCCAAAAGGCCAAGCAAAAGTACCCCAAATAATGTGGATAGAAGCGTTGAAGCCATCAGATCTAATATTAATAAATATGTAACTgagaaggcctttgctgaatttatGTTGCCATGCATCGACAGGAGTTCGCCTGAATTTCGCAGTATATTTGCTGGTGAATTGATCAAACAGATGGGAACTGTCAGTGAACACATCAAAGCAATATCACGAAATGGTGCCAAACATGTTGGTTTAGTTCCTTCAGGAAATGATGTTTCATCGAACAAATCCAGTGGCCGTAAAGGAATTCGAGGTGGAAGTCCAAATATTGGCAGGCGAGTCACGGTGGGTAATGATCCAACTCCTCCTTCAGCATCTGCTCTGCAGGCAATAGTGTGGCTGCGCCTCCAATTTATTATCAGGTTGCTTCAAGTAATCCTGGCAGATAGGTAAGGATTGAAAAACAATATAGTTATGTTTGAAGTTTAATTTTGCTCGGAGATTTTCCTGATATTAGTTTTTCAATTGATTAACATCTATTGAAAAACATCATTGCTTAGTTTTAAATTCTTAGTGTGACGTGTATTTCATGTACTAGATCACTAGCATGCTTAGGTAGTGTGAAACATCTCTATTCTTTTGATACTTTAGGGCATTGCTGTCCCTCAAGTGCAACTTGTGACTATTTCTTTTAATATACTAATGACTACTCTTGTATTTTCATGTTCTTACTAAAAACTCTAGGGGCATGAGGCATACACTTGCTCCTGCGATACTAAGCCTGCTTGCGGCACGCATAATCTATGAAGATGCAGATTCGCCCCTTCCTCCTGCCAGTTTGATTGCCTCGAGACGGGAAGTCGACTCTTTGCTGGAACCTCCCATGGATGTCCTGCTTGATCGCCCAAGCGAGAGTCTTTTCGAGAGGCTTTTATGTGTTTTCCATGCGCTGCTTGGCAATTGCAAACCAAGTTGGATGAAGTCGAAGCCAGTTTCCAAGCCAACCGTCAGAGCCTCACGAGATATCCCTGCATTTGATAATGAAGCGGCTGTGGCCTTGCAGGTCAGTCCAGTGCTTGAATTGATAACTGCTGCTACTTGCTTTCTTGTTGCGTCATGTGCTATATATAATAATGTCTCGTTTCCTTCAGAATATGCCACAAGTTGTTAATATGCACTTACTGAATTGTGTTTCTCTGCCACTTTTTACTTCCCCACTGTCAATAATGCTAACTTTCTTTTGCAGTCTGCTTTGGACCATATGGAGTTGCCTGGAGCGATCAGGCGAAGGATCCAAGCGGCGATGCCGATTCTCCCACCAGCTCGACACCCTAGTATACAAAGCCAGCCTCCCCAGCTGTCCTTGGCTGCACTGTCACCACTCCAGAGCACTCCATCTACATCAGGTCCTCAACAGAAAAGCACTTCTCACAGTTGGGTCCCCACCAACATCTCGAGCAGAAGCAAGGCGGTGTTGCCTCCCCAAGACCCCGAGATGGAGGTAGACCCCTGGACCTTGCTCGAGGACGGCACCAGCTGCCCCGCCACATCATCAGGAAGCAACAGTGCCAGTGGCATCGCCCCCGACCACTCCAACCTGAAGGCGTGCAGCTGGCTCAAGGGCGCGGTGAGGGTGCGGAGGACGGAGCTGACATACATCGGGTCTCTGGACGACGACAGCTGACGCACAGCCATGCCGGCACAGCGAGGGCGACCTGTTCTCGCACCGGACCGAACTCTTCTCCAGTGTACAAGAGGGTGGAAACCTCCGCCTTATGTGGCGGCCCCGTGTAGAATACCGACCGACCTTGCCCCTGTTTTGTTGCTAGGGCGCCTCGCAGGAGCGACGGTGTACATAGTGGGGGACATTAGTCCGCTCCGCGAGCAGCGGGCCCTGCCTGTGTAGCTTAATTAATTATCCAGGTTTAGGAGGGATGATGTTGGTGATGCACCTTAGCTGATTCGCCGAAAAGGCTCATATATTCTTTGGTCTGGTTGTGGTGCAAGttgctctgctgctgctgcttttaaCTGAGATGGTTTGACCTGTTGATATATGAGCCTTTGTGATTTTGCCTTGATAGATAGTTAAAGAAACAGTCTTGCTAAATCTTAATCGATTGAGACTTGGGTCTTAGACTAGCTATATATGTGAGACTTTACATTAAAATCCATGCAAAAAAATTCTTCTTACTTTTTTTTTGCATGTCATGTCACTTGATTGAGTCTTGGTTGAATCTCAGTAGACTGAGAGCTAGCTACACCCTTAAAGAAATGCTAGATGAAAAAGCCTGCTTTGCAGAAATTGTGATGTCTGGGCCACCGTGCCGTACCAATGTGATAAGTCATTTATATGTACATTTCTACAAGGGCTGTCCAAATAATGTGAGAGACGATATTAAAGATCTTTTTGTACGCGCTTAATGAATCTCTTGACTAGAAATATTTCAAGGACCAAGCTAGGGGCTGGGTGCAGGCTGGATGGAGCAGGTGCTATCCACTAGAAAATACCTTGGAATGCTCGTTAAACGAGTCACCTAGGCAATACTGACGTATTTTGTGCCCTTCTTGAAGGTACTGTGCGGCATTTGCTAATGCTTTAACCCGAGGCTATTGGTAGGGTAGCAAACGTGGATACACAAGCCGTGCTTAACATGCATCCAATGCTCTGCTCTTGAGGATAACATGCTACTTGACACCTGTAACTTGTGGATTCTTATCGACACGGTGAACCTTATTGGCGCCCCCATATCAAGTTCATTAACTAGTCCCACGATACCAATCGAGTCAAGCGCAATCCTAAATACTCTCTCGACACACATGTGTCCAATCAAGTCATGTCCACGACTCATGCGGCCATCCTACTGGGAAAATTAAAATAAATCCAAGACGAGGATGCACGTCCATGCGGTTCCTACTCGACTCTTATGCTCCCCTGCTCATCAAATTTCCTTTGTGATTGCCTTGATAGATAGTTAAAGAAATGGTAGACGAAAAAACCTTGCTTTGCAAAAAATTCAGGAACCACCGATGCTTTGTGGATTCAAACCGACcatacactactgcaggaatgCTTAGCAGTGGAGGGTGGGAAAAGTCCATCAGTGGCGGGCAAGGCTCTCAAGGCCACTCGCATGTGTGTATTATGTTGTATGTGGTTACTTGGCCTCTTGACTCGGTTGAGTATGTTAAGGCTGAGTAACTCTGTGCTTGTGAGGTGAGATTGTCCAATTAATTTGGTTTACACAAATGACAAGAAAACTCATTTACAAATAGATCAAGGGGTGTGTATATACCGGAGCACTCCCCTTATGTTGTGCCGAGTGATATTGTCTTTGACGATATTATGATCTATCTTCGAAAAAAATCAACATTTATGTATGATCCTGGTCGTCGCTACAATGTCCAGAACGGCAGGTTCATGCAGAGGCGAACATGAAGAAGTTGGAGGGAGTTAGCATAGACTTAGATTATGCCATAACATAGGTGATAGTTTAGCAATACAATCTAAGTTTTCAGTATCCGGTACCTTGTTATTTCAAGAAACACTTGTGAGTACAATACTATGTTCTGTTCCCTTAAACATTCAATTAAGACGGGCATTAATTGAGGAACGGTGGGATAGATGGCTGCACTTAGTGCGTAGGTTGATGGAGGTCAACCTGTCTAATGAGCCAGATGTATTCCGATGGAAACTCTTGTTTTAGGCGTGTTCGCAGTCAAATCTATGTATGTGGACTTGATTAATATTGGACCAATATCCCCAGAGCTATTCATATTCGGAAAACAAATGTGCTTTAAAAAaatgtggtttgtgcataaggaAGTGATTCTGACTAAGTACACTTTGGCAAAACGTAGGTGGGATGGGAGTAAACGGTGTTGCTTTTGTGATCACAAGGAAATGATTCAACATTTGTTTCTTAAATTCCATTAGCCAGGTTATTGTGGCGAACAATACATGTGTCCTTTAACGTTTCTCCACCCACTAGTATCTCCAATTTGTTTAGCAATTGGTTAGGTTGGGTTGAGCCTAATATAGTGGCTTGAATTCGTGTGGAAGTTTGTGCATTATCTTGGGCTATTTCAAACTGTAGGAATGATGTTGTATTTAACCGGACAAATATCACAAACTTTTTCCGGGTTATCTACCGGGCATCCggatggatccgtacgtggtcattACTGCACCGTGCGGAGTGCGGGGGAGAGGGAGTATATAGCCTTTGAGTGCAATGTATAGAAGACGGTAGCAGGGGCTACATACAAGCGGTTTGGATGACGGTCCAATAATAGGATAGGGATGTATGCCTGCTAGTTGTTGCTATTTTTGTACTTTCTTGCCTATGTTCATGTACTTGAGAGTTGAGACGTTACTCGTATTTTGATACTACGTTCAGTCAAAAAATAACTGTATGCATCACTTATGCTTATGCAGAGGCCGAGGGTATTCATCTTTTTCAAAAGAATTGGTGACGTGATACAGGATGGGGGAGATGTTTTCTCTTAACGTCCAAAAAAGACCCAGGACTTGTGCCCGCATTTTATTTTGGCTTTCGATTTTAAAGTTTTATACCTTTTAAACAAAAATCAAAATTAAGTTTTGTTTTTATATTTGTATTTCTCGTGACCAACGCTTTCAAATAAGATTCATTTTGAATATATTTGGATGACTTTTGAAAGATATGTTAAGTTTCACTGCTTGAACTTAGTACCAGCGACCAATAAAAATCCATTATTTTGCATCTACGACCGACAGAAAAAAATCTTAAAATTATATCCCTAAAACTGGTTAAAACTTGGCATGTTAGATGCAAAATGTTGAAACTTAAAATTTACTGTGCCTTCATGCGGGATTGAACTACTGCGCGAATGGCAAAGCAAAACGAGCGGACAGCGGACTAGGCAGGTGAGTGCCCCCCGCACTTGCGTGCCCCTGCTGTTGAATACATAATCTATGCATGTATATTGTCTTATGTATATTAGGCCCACCTCTCTAGTTTGTTGTATAGATTAAGGTAGAGGCCCCACCttgtactcatatatatatagtgcaCATTGCACCGAATCAATACATCGTGCAATTACATCAtcatacatggtatcagttttcggATTCTAAAACCCTAGcttccgcccgcgccgccgccgcgcctttgCCCTAGCGCCGTCGCCGCACTACCCTACTGCCGCCGCCGCGCACCTCCTACACCTGCTGCCGCCGCACTCTTAGCTGCCGCCGCAACCATAGCTGCCTGCTGCCGCCGCAACCCTAGCCGCCATGCTGCAACCTAGCCGCCATTGCAACCTCATCATGtcttccgtcacctcctccgcctCCAACCCGTTCGCCGATGCCAACCCTCCCGATGTCGCCGACATCTGCAACCTCAACATCTACAAGTGGCTTCCGGTTCGTCTTGCTCAGACAGACTCCTCCTACTATGCATGGAAGACCTACTTCTCCCTTGTGTTCCAGGAGTACAACCTCCTTGATCACATGGATGGTTCCGTTGACTCAAGCCTCGTGCCCGCGCATCATGAGTGGTCCACCATTGACGCCACGCTCATCCGATGGTTGTTCCTCACCATCTCGCCGGACCTGTTTCATACGGTTGTGCAAGACGTTGATGATGCCAACATCGTTTGGACTAAGCTGAACAAACTCTTCACCCACAATCGTCTCCAATGCCACGTTTTTTTCCAGCAAGAGTTCTTCGGGTGCCACCAAGATAACTCTTCCGTCGACGACTACTGTCATCATCTCAAGAACCTTGCTGACGAGCTCCGCGACATTGGCACGAAGATCAATGATGATCTCCTTCTCAACACGCTCACCGCCGGCTTCAACAAGGACTTTGGCAACGCCGCGAGGAATCTCATGCTCATCCCCGAGCCCTCCTTCGCCAAGTTTGTGGCTTCTCTCCGGTTGGAGGAGAGCCGGATGAAACAAGTGAAGACCCTGGCCATGCATACCGCACTCGCCGCCGACACCACTCATGGTGGCCCTCCACCACCACCCACCGCTCCTCAACAGTAGCGGGCTCCcgcgccctgctacctcttgagcactatgttggttttcccttgaagaggaaagggtgatgcaacaaagtagcgtaagtatttacctcagttttcgagaaccaaggtatcaatccagtaggagaccacgcgcgagtcacctcgtacctacacaaacaaataagaatctcgcaaccaacgcgataaaggagttgtcaatcccttcacgaccacttgcaagagtgagatctgatagagataataattataataataagataaatatttttggtatttttatgatatagattgaaagtaaagattgcaaaataaaatagattggaaacttgtatgatggagaatagacccgggggccataggtttcactagtggcttctctcaagatagcataagtattatggtgggtgaacaaattactgtcgagcaattgatagaaaagcgaataattatgagaatatctaggtatgatcatgtatataggcatcacgtccgtgacaagtagaccgactcctgcctgcatctactactattactccacacatcgaccgctatccagcatgcatctagagtattaagttcataagaacagagtaacgccttaagtaagatgacatgatgtagaggtataaactcatgcaatatgatataaaccccatctttttatcctcgatggcaacaatacaatacgtgtcgtttccctttctgtcactgggatcgagcaccgcaagattgaacctaaagctaagcacttctcccattgcagaaagatcaatctagtaggtcaaaccaaactgataattcgaagagacttgcaaagataaaccaatcatacataaaagaattcagagaagattcaaatattgttcatagataaacttgatcataaacctacaattcatcggatctcgacagacacaccacaaaagaagattacatcgaatagatctccaagagaatcgaggagaactttgtattgagatccaaagagagagaagaagccatctagctactagctatggacccgaaggtctgaagtaaactactcacacatcatcagaggggccatggagttgatgtagaggccctctgtgatcaatgccccctccgacgaagctccggaaaaggccccaagatgggatctcttgggtacagaaggttgcggcggtggaaatagagtttcgtggtgctcctggatgtttgcggggtatatggatatatataggaggaagaagtaggttggtggagcaacgaagggcccacaagggtggagggcgcgcccagggggtaggcgcgcccctctgcctcgtgggctcctcgattgtttcttgacgtccactccaagtctcctggatcacgtttgttccaacaatcacgcttccgaaggtttcattccatttggactccgtttgatattccttttctgcgaaacactgaaataggtaacaaaacaacaatttgggctaggcttccggttaataggctagtcccaaaaataatataaaagtgtaaaataaagcctgttatcatccaaaacagataatataatagcatggaacaatcaaaaattatagataagttggagaagtatcaagcatccccaagcttaattcctgctcgtcctcgagtaggtaaatgataaaaacagaaattttgttGTGGAatacttcct encodes the following:
- the LOC123106058 gene encoding mediator of RNA polymerase II transcription subunit 12 isoform X2, which codes for MQRYAGAGNSNSSGFSGGPASAGGRDSSRLDVSPYAPPNYPLNPRRQQQLAPYRLKCDREPLNNKLGPPDFYPQTPNCPEETLTKEYVQSGYKETVEGIEEAREIVLSHISYFCKPDIVGKCKEALKKRLRAINESRAQKRKAGQVYGVPLSGSLLIKPGVYPEQRPCNEDSRRKWAEALAQPNKRLRLLSEHVPHGYRRKSLFDVLTRCNVPLLRATWFVKVTYLNQVRPTSSSISTGASDNQRSNQWTKDVVEYLQQLLDESSLKEAHPSFKEQPSAGLISGATQVKLKHEAPSAGGDTEEPLVHFKWWYMVRLVQWHLTEELLVPSVLIEWLCYQLQERDSVEALELLLPIVLGLVETITLSQTYVRMFVEILVRRLSDASAVDNPKRSSINSVIAELLRYMVLAVPDTFVSLDFFPLPSFVAPDVYGRGALLKITGGGEMSSSKRRDVYRYLSCGYAVCSIQRRASDLATLASPNVHARGAAKVVQALDKALVTGNLTMAYSSLFNDLSDALMEERWIKEVSPCLQSSLMWIGTVELSLICSIFFLCEWATCDYRDCRTSPSQNVKFTGRRDSSQIHLAVSILKSKMTEMNKLSRSKSSSRIAMNNIGKGSSLNDVSVAATKVGDSSGLRSNGKNEEEKKERKDIFESPGPLHDIIVCWLDQHEVSSAAGFKRVDVLIIELIRSGVFYPQAYVRQLIISGVTDKNGTLLDMERKRRHHRILKQLPGSSLFDILEEDVVAEEQQLHELMSTYSSERRLVLSELSSGQSFDANNRGEYTSSSYLRIPSGGTNHGGVPEQVEDVKVLVSSLLCFIYPHSAESEQNETKMNFQGSSTSTLTQVDTGEAKNGCEDCMRINGQKVDERTSPFFPLIQSDEEDVWWVRKGTELQESFKAEPALKSIKQTSRGRAKVVRKTQNLAQLATAKIEGSQGEASTSHLCESKLSCPHHKPSTDGDSGKDADHTRMTNLAEVGKSLKKLRLLERRSISVWLLKSVRQLVEGNETTACKASNSISSFSSQPDDKTVSKWRLGDEELMSILYILDTCCDLASAARFLVWLLAKIRGGMGTLGQVGRSAAHMKNRDNQVCQVGEAFVFSSLLRYENILLATDLLPEVLNASTNRNFVLGTARHPAPAAFPYTRYFLRKYRDVASVVRWEKNFRTTCDQRLLADLDNGRSIDGDFVSSSGVLGGEEIDDQVRQKLSGRGSRIIPNMKEIVQRQAEEIQRNLKEKKIPAAPKSPSFEKEDSYQIAHDTVLGLVECIRQNGGATPDGDPSAVASAVSAVASAVSAVVVNAGHVIAKHLDFAGGNYHGVASIGNSLSFVRHTLHIHINSLCLLKEALGDRFSRVFEVALAVEASSAVTAAFAPPKVQRNQFQPSSETHDAYGNHTNEPLSTTGKGFVGRAGKVAAAISALVVGAVVHGAVSLERMIAVLKIKDGLEIQQVLRGLRPSTNGASRSAVTFKMDNSIEVLVHWFRILLGNCRTVYDGLIADILGESYVLALSRLQQKLPLSVVFPPAYSVFAIVRWRQYILSREDMQVYQSIANAINDITRHQPFRDICFRNTHQLYDLLAADVGDSEFAAMLETHCSDKNVRQLFMPLRGRLFLNALVDCKTPAVIQVDGSEPGEAKENELKLLSERLVQSLDTLQPAKFHWQWVELRLLLDEQALAEKLDKAEKSKIPMPILMTLADGLRKLSPNSESFTLSESEKGFTEIILSRLVARPDAAPLYSEVVHLLGKLQESLVVDVKWILQGQDAVLGRKSTRQQLLTIATRRGVPIKAQVWKPWGWSSLLTDVMANRSAKRKLEAAPIEEGEVVDDPADAKRPSKSTPNNVDRSVEAIRSNINKYVTEKAFAEFMLPCIDRSSPEFRSIFAGELIKQMGTVSEHIKAISRNGAKHVGLVPSGNDVSSNKSSGRKGIRGGSPNIGRRVTVGNDPTPPSASALQAIVWLRLQFIIRLLQVILADRGMRHTLAPAILSLLAARIIYEDADSPLPPASLIASRREVDSLLEPPMDVLLDRPSESLFERLLCVFHALLGNCKPSWMKSKPVSKPTVRASRDIPAFDNEAAVALQSALDHMELPGAIRRRIQAAMPILPPARHPSIQSQPPQLSLAALSPLQSTPSTSGPQQKSTSHSWVPTNISSRSKAVLPPQDPEMEVDPWTLLEDGTSCPATSSGSNSASGIAPDHSNLKACSWLKGAVRVRRTELTYIGSLDDDS